Proteins encoded within one genomic window of Chelatococcus sp. HY11:
- a CDS encoding sugar ABC transporter ATP-binding protein translates to MTTGPAHLADATASDALTIRGLCKAFGATKAVQNVDLTLPHGEILALLGQNGAGKSTLVKILAGVLTADSGEVLLNGNPHDLRRDRYAIAFVHQDLGLIEWMTVAENIALAQGFKRRFGLIDWRNVEEQARRSLHDIAPAIDPRKRMSDLSRTEKSLVAIARAVGVGASILVLDEPTASLPKDDVEVLFSVLRGLKKRGVSMIYVSHRLDEIFAISDCLLVLRDGRVADARRTAQSDPKSLVGAIMGRALENTFVLPPPPTSQAVLECRDITGENVGPVSFSVRRGEIVGLVGLRGAGHEVVSRILIGDEPKVAGDITIHGKPLDHASPSRAIAGGLGMIGADRLAESVAPGLSIRENMYLNPLAVGSHPLSWRSPAIETDECREAGRHIGLVPNEPEAPIESLSGGNQQKVVLSRWIHIAPDVLILEDPTAGVDVGAKNEIYRLLARQLQAGRAILLISTDFEEVAAICHRALVFRGGNIESEIDADAMSVEAVTLASSMAGSSSSNEALITAGGR, encoded by the coding sequence ATGACGACAGGGCCGGCACATCTGGCCGACGCAACTGCGTCCGATGCCTTGACGATCAGGGGCCTTTGCAAGGCGTTCGGCGCGACGAAGGCCGTGCAGAATGTCGATCTGACGTTGCCGCATGGTGAGATTCTGGCCCTGCTCGGCCAGAACGGCGCTGGCAAATCCACTCTGGTGAAAATCCTCGCGGGCGTCCTCACCGCCGACAGCGGCGAAGTGCTGCTGAATGGAAATCCCCACGACCTCCGCCGCGACCGTTACGCGATCGCCTTTGTGCATCAGGATCTCGGACTGATCGAATGGATGACGGTCGCGGAAAACATCGCCCTGGCGCAGGGTTTCAAGCGACGCTTCGGTCTGATCGACTGGCGCAATGTGGAAGAGCAGGCGCGTCGGTCCCTTCACGACATCGCGCCTGCCATCGATCCGCGAAAAAGGATGAGCGACCTGTCGCGGACGGAGAAATCTCTCGTGGCCATCGCGCGCGCGGTTGGTGTCGGCGCGAGCATATTGGTTCTTGACGAGCCGACGGCCAGCTTGCCGAAGGATGACGTCGAGGTGCTGTTCTCCGTCCTGCGCGGGTTGAAGAAGCGCGGCGTCAGCATGATCTACGTGTCGCACCGGCTGGACGAGATCTTCGCTATCTCCGATTGTCTCCTGGTGCTGCGCGACGGCCGTGTTGCGGACGCGCGCCGGACCGCGCAGTCGGATCCCAAGAGTCTCGTGGGCGCCATCATGGGGCGCGCGCTTGAGAACACCTTCGTGTTGCCGCCACCTCCGACATCCCAGGCGGTGCTGGAATGCAGGGACATTACCGGGGAAAACGTCGGCCCTGTATCTTTCTCGGTTCGGCGCGGGGAAATCGTGGGGCTCGTCGGCCTGCGCGGCGCGGGGCACGAGGTGGTTAGCCGAATCCTGATCGGTGATGAGCCGAAGGTGGCCGGCGACATCACGATCCATGGCAAGCCGCTTGACCATGCTTCGCCCAGCAGGGCTATCGCAGGTGGCCTGGGGATGATCGGGGCCGATCGTCTGGCCGAATCGGTCGCTCCGGGCCTTTCCATTCGGGAAAACATGTATCTCAATCCCCTGGCTGTCGGCAGCCACCCGCTCTCGTGGCGGTCACCTGCTATCGAGACGGATGAATGCCGGGAGGCCGGACGTCACATTGGGCTCGTTCCAAACGAACCCGAGGCACCGATCGAAAGTCTGTCTGGCGGCAACCAGCAGAAGGTTGTGCTCTCGCGATGGATCCACATCGCGCCTGACGTGCTCATTCTGGAAGATCCGACGGCCGGCGTCGATGTCGGGGCCAAGAACGAGATCTACAGGCTGTTGGCGCGCCAGCTGCAGGCCGGCCGGGCCATTCTCCTGATCTCCACGGACTTCGAGGAGGTCGCGGCCATTTGCCATCGTGCGCTCGTGTTCCGGGGCGGAAACATCGAAAGCGAGATCGACGCGGATGCGATGAGTGTTGAGGCGGTCACCTTGGCCTCGTCGATGGCGGGCAGCTCTTCGTCCAATGAGGCTTTGATAACGGCAGGGGGGCGATAA
- a CDS encoding ABC transporter permease: protein MQSIKSTALEPTIVELEQMSLGQKIKRLIPVYGLLIFTLIMIVIFSILLPNTFPTMLNLRSILGDKAIIAILSLAAMIPMAAGRIDLTVGYGIVLWHILAIALQTRLGLPWPVAVLIVLLAGCLLGLLNGLLVEVARIDSFIATLGTGTVLYAIALWYTEGRQIVGMLPPGFTGLYSWQPFGIPVVAFYVLIISVVMWIIMAYTPIGRCLYAIGANPRAAELNGIPNRRFIIGAFVAAGFLGALAGLLLAARLRIGQASVGLEYLLPALVGAFLGSTTIRPGRVNVWGTIVGVAILAVGISGIQQFGGAFYIEPLFNGVTLLIAIGLAGYAQKRHGRVVARGVPSSPQTIHRSADR from the coding sequence ATGCAATCGATCAAATCGACAGCTCTGGAGCCGACCATCGTTGAGCTGGAGCAAATGTCGCTCGGCCAGAAGATAAAAAGGCTGATCCCGGTCTACGGGCTTCTTATTTTCACGCTTATCATGATCGTCATATTCTCCATCTTGTTGCCGAATACATTTCCGACAATGTTGAACTTACGGTCGATATTGGGCGACAAAGCCATCATAGCGATTCTGTCGCTGGCCGCGATGATCCCCATGGCGGCAGGACGCATCGACCTGACGGTCGGTTATGGCATCGTTCTGTGGCATATCCTGGCGATCGCCTTGCAGACCCGTCTGGGCTTGCCATGGCCCGTGGCCGTCCTCATCGTTCTTTTGGCCGGATGCCTTCTGGGACTGCTCAACGGCCTCCTCGTCGAGGTCGCGCGCATCGATTCCTTCATCGCGACGCTCGGCACGGGTACGGTGCTCTATGCCATCGCCCTCTGGTACACGGAGGGCCGCCAGATCGTCGGAATGCTGCCCCCCGGGTTCACCGGTCTCTATTCCTGGCAGCCTTTCGGCATTCCCGTCGTCGCGTTCTATGTTCTGATCATAAGCGTGGTGATGTGGATCATCATGGCCTATACGCCAATCGGCCGCTGCCTTTATGCGATCGGCGCGAATCCCCGCGCCGCAGAGCTCAATGGTATTCCCAACAGGCGTTTCATCATCGGGGCTTTCGTCGCGGCGGGATTTCTGGGTGCCCTGGCCGGCCTCTTGCTGGCGGCTCGCCTGCGGATCGGCCAGGCGAGCGTCGGTCTCGAATATCTGCTGCCGGCGCTTGTGGGCGCCTTTCTCGGATCGACCACGATACGCCCCGGCCGCGTCAATGTCTGGGGCACGATCGTCGGTGTCGCGATCCTCGCGGTCGGCATCTCGGGCATCCAGCAGTTCGGCGGGGCCTTCTACATCGAGCCGCTCTTCAATGGCGTGACCTTGCTGATCGCCATCGGCCTCGCGGGTTATGCACAAAAGCGTCACGGCCGAGTTGTCGCGCGAGGTGTACCGAGCTCACCTCAGACTATTCATCGATCTGCCGATAGATGA
- a CDS encoding substrate-binding domain-containing protein, with protein MKNAEKLKWAATYGLVSALVSALGIASASADAVSDAKDFVAKLSAPNAPWSGPTTGPKALPGKSIIYVSTDQRNGGARGAGEGVKAAAARIGWTYKESDGQGSVAGRATALNQAIASKPDVIVLGGIDATEQAAVIEEAAKQGIVVIGWHAYGKSGPHDKLPIFTNITTDPLEVARAAASYPCAELNGKVGAVIFTDSTYEIAVRKSNAMAEVIKACGDSKVLEIVDTPLADASNRMPQLTTSLLQRYGKQWTTSLSINDLTFDFMAPSLSAAGLGGKDNPVAISAGDGSEVAFQRIRSGEYQAATVAEPLILQGWQIVDEANRALSKEKESGFVAPAHLFLVSNIGSDGGPKNIYDPGNGYADAYAKIWGVK; from the coding sequence ATGAAAAATGCCGAAAAACTGAAGTGGGCCGCAACCTATGGTCTTGTCTCCGCCTTGGTCTCAGCCCTGGGCATCGCCTCCGCATCCGCCGATGCGGTATCGGACGCGAAGGACTTTGTCGCCAAGCTGAGCGCGCCGAACGCGCCCTGGAGCGGGCCGACCACTGGGCCGAAAGCGCTGCCGGGCAAAAGCATCATTTATGTATCCACGGATCAGCGTAACGGCGGCGCGCGGGGCGCGGGCGAAGGGGTAAAGGCCGCGGCTGCCCGGATCGGCTGGACCTACAAAGAAAGTGACGGCCAGGGCTCCGTCGCGGGCCGCGCGACCGCCCTCAACCAGGCCATCGCATCCAAGCCCGACGTCATCGTCCTCGGCGGCATCGACGCGACAGAGCAGGCTGCTGTCATCGAGGAGGCCGCCAAGCAGGGCATCGTCGTCATCGGCTGGCACGCCTATGGCAAGTCGGGCCCGCATGACAAGCTGCCGATCTTCACCAACATCACCACGGATCCGCTCGAAGTTGCGCGCGCGGCCGCCTCATATCCCTGCGCCGAGCTCAACGGCAAGGTCGGCGCGGTCATCTTCACCGACAGCACTTATGAGATCGCCGTCAGAAAATCCAATGCGATGGCTGAAGTCATCAAGGCCTGCGGCGACAGCAAGGTGCTCGAGATCGTCGATACACCACTTGCCGACGCATCGAACCGCATGCCTCAGCTGACGACATCGCTGCTCCAGCGCTACGGCAAGCAATGGACGACATCGCTGAGCATCAACGATCTGACATTCGACTTCATGGCGCCGTCGCTTTCCGCGGCGGGCCTCGGCGGCAAGGACAATCCGGTCGCCATCTCCGCGGGCGACGGTAGCGAGGTTGCGTTCCAGCGTATCCGCTCTGGTGAATATCAGGCGGCCACCGTGGCTGAGCCGCTGATCCTCCAGGGCTGGCAGATCGTGGATGAAGCGAACCGCGCGCTCAGCAAGGAAAAGGAAAGTGGTTTCGTTGCCCCGGCACACCTTTTTCTTGTGTCCAACATCGGATCTGATGGTGGCCCGAAGAATATCTATGACCCGGGCAATGGATACGCGGATGCCTATGCCAAGATCTGGGGCGTGAAGTAG
- a CDS encoding MFS transporter has protein sequence MTASADRALRTPLPLQIYALTAAAFAIGTTEFVIMGLLPEIAMDLKVSIPAAGFLVAGYALGVVVGAPVLTLGTLRLERKSLLLSLMGLFIAGNVIAAVAPTYTVLMIARVVAALCHGTFFGVGAVVAASLVAAERQASAIALMFTGLALANILGVPGGTAVGQMFGWRATFWCVSAIGGLATVAIALLIRPMPAPPSDGLASEFTALRSPGLWMALGTTVFGFGGVFVILTFIAPILRDATGMSPDTVAIALLVFGAGLTLGNPVGGRLADRALMPSLIAILVALSLIQLLFGWAMFHLTPTYLLLFCWGVAAFATIAPLQTRVVLSSPSAPALASSLNIAGFNLGNAGGAAVGGALIDHGFGFPALAVAGAAMTACGLALAIGNARLQGG, from the coding sequence ATGACCGCTTCCGCTGACCGCGCCCTCCGGACACCGCTCCCCTTGCAGATCTACGCCCTGACCGCGGCAGCCTTCGCCATCGGTACCACGGAATTCGTGATCATGGGGCTTTTGCCAGAGATCGCGATGGATCTCAAGGTCTCCATCCCGGCTGCCGGGTTTCTCGTTGCCGGCTATGCGCTGGGCGTGGTCGTCGGTGCGCCGGTCCTGACACTGGGCACTCTTCGTCTGGAGCGCAAGTCGCTTCTCCTCAGCCTGATGGGCCTGTTCATCGCTGGGAATGTTATTGCCGCCGTGGCGCCTACCTACACTGTGCTGATGATCGCGCGTGTCGTCGCCGCGCTTTGCCATGGTACCTTCTTTGGCGTGGGGGCGGTGGTTGCCGCCAGCCTGGTCGCGGCGGAGCGGCAGGCCAGCGCCATCGCCCTGATGTTCACCGGTTTGGCGCTGGCCAACATCCTGGGCGTACCGGGTGGGACGGCCGTCGGCCAGATGTTCGGCTGGCGCGCCACGTTCTGGTGCGTCAGCGCCATCGGTGGACTGGCAACTGTCGCGATCGCCCTGTTGATCCGTCCGATGCCGGCCCCTCCGTCGGACGGGTTGGCGTCCGAGTTCACGGCCCTGCGCAGTCCGGGTTTGTGGATGGCCCTTGGCACGACGGTTTTCGGGTTCGGGGGCGTCTTCGTCATCCTCACCTTCATCGCACCCATTCTCCGTGACGCAACAGGTATGTCCCCCGACACGGTGGCCATCGCGCTTCTCGTTTTTGGGGCGGGCCTCACCCTCGGCAATCCCGTAGGGGGCCGGCTCGCGGATCGCGCCCTGATGCCCTCGTTGATCGCCATCCTGGTGGCGTTGTCGCTCATCCAGCTGCTGTTCGGCTGGGCGATGTTTCATCTCACCCCGACATACCTCTTGTTGTTCTGCTGGGGCGTCGCGGCTTTCGCCACGATCGCTCCTCTGCAGACACGGGTGGTGCTGTCCTCGCCGTCGGCGCCCGCCTTGGCCTCGTCATTGAACATCGCCGGCTTTAACCTTGGCAATGCCGGTGGTGCCGCCGTCGGCGGGGCCTTGATCGACCATGGCTTTGGCTTTCCCGCCCTGGCCGTCGCGGGCGCCGCGATGACGGCATGCGGGCTCGCCCTGGCGATCGGGAATGCCCGCCTTCAGGGCGGGTAG
- a CDS encoding cyclic nucleotide-binding domain-containing protein: MNLTDILGYAAAALVLLTFSMKTMVQLRVIGILSNLCFIAYGYVNHASPILILHLILLPLNAFRLAQILSLNRRIEAATRGGIDMSWLRSVTRRRLVNAGDYLFRKGDRADSMIFVVSGSFRVMEIDITITSGEIVGEIGLLARDRHRTQTVKCVAPSEVLEITYEQVRALYFQSPQFGFYLLQLAGRRLIENIELLERNGAAIGAAVRSPT, translated from the coding sequence ATGAATCTCACGGACATTCTGGGCTATGCCGCCGCGGCTCTCGTACTGCTGACGTTCTCCATGAAGACGATGGTGCAGCTGCGTGTCATCGGCATCCTAAGCAATCTCTGCTTTATCGCCTATGGCTATGTCAATCATGCAAGCCCCATCCTTATTTTGCACCTCATCCTGCTGCCATTGAACGCCTTCCGCCTGGCGCAGATTCTCTCGCTCAACCGCCGGATTGAGGCCGCGACACGGGGCGGGATCGACATGAGCTGGCTGAGGAGCGTCACAAGGCGTCGGCTCGTCAACGCTGGCGATTATCTGTTCCGCAAGGGTGACAGGGCGGATAGCATGATATTTGTCGTCTCCGGCAGCTTTCGCGTCATGGAGATCGATATCACTATTACGTCAGGGGAGATCGTCGGCGAAATTGGTCTCCTTGCGCGAGATAGGCATCGTACGCAAACAGTCAAGTGTGTGGCGCCAAGCGAGGTTCTTGAGATCACTTATGAACAAGTGAGAGCGCTCTACTTCCAAAGCCCACAATTCGGATTTTACTTGCTGCAGCTTGCCGGCCGGCGCCTCATCGAGAACATCGAACTCCTTGAGAGGAACGGCGCCGCGATTGGCGCGGCAGTTCGATCTCCCACGTAA
- a CDS encoding nitronate monooxygenase: MLLPIIQAPMAGVSTPALAAEVSNAGGLGSIGVGATDAAGARRMIEELRGRTDRAFNVNVFAHGAAKADPALEAAWLDWLAPLFAEFDAEGPKELRIIYRSFVDDADMLALLLETRPAVVSLHFGLPPAETIAALKAAGITLLATATSLNEARKIEAAGIDAIVAQGIEAGGHRGMFDPAGPDDGLGTFALTRQLVRQANVPIIAAGGIMDGAGIAAALDLGAVAAQLGTAFVSCPESAADEGYRKALAGEGAYHTRLTTFVSGRPARALANRFTALQELASGRQPPDYPIAYDAGKALHAAAKAKGEHGFGAHWAGQGAPLARTLHAAELVETLARELADVRGIPARHG, from the coding sequence GTGTTGTTGCCGATCATTCAGGCGCCGATGGCGGGGGTCTCGACACCGGCTCTCGCTGCCGAGGTGTCGAATGCCGGAGGGCTTGGATCCATCGGCGTTGGGGCGACGGATGCTGCCGGTGCCAGAAGGATGATTGAGGAATTGCGCGGCAGGACCGATCGCGCATTCAACGTCAATGTCTTCGCACATGGCGCGGCGAAAGCCGATCCCGCTCTGGAGGCGGCTTGGCTGGACTGGTTGGCTCCGCTTTTCGCCGAGTTCGATGCGGAAGGTCCCAAGGAACTGCGCATAATTTACAGAAGCTTCGTTGACGATGCGGACATGCTGGCGTTGCTGCTTGAGACAAGGCCGGCGGTTGTCAGCCTGCATTTTGGCTTGCCGCCCGCTGAGACGATCGCGGCTCTGAAAGCCGCAGGGATCACCCTGTTGGCGACAGCAACCAGCCTGAATGAAGCCCGCAAGATCGAGGCCGCCGGTATCGATGCCATCGTGGCGCAAGGAATCGAGGCCGGCGGGCATCGCGGCATGTTTGACCCAGCCGGCCCCGACGATGGCTTGGGCACCTTTGCCCTGACACGGCAGCTCGTGCGACAGGCCAATGTGCCGATTATCGCGGCCGGCGGCATCATGGATGGCGCCGGCATCGCCGCCGCGCTCGATCTCGGGGCTGTCGCGGCCCAGCTTGGCACCGCGTTCGTATCTTGCCCGGAGTCCGCGGCCGATGAAGGTTATCGTAAAGCTTTGGCTGGCGAAGGGGCCTATCACACGCGTCTCACGACCTTTGTCTCGGGCCGGCCGGCGCGTGCCTTGGCCAACCGCTTCACGGCGCTGCAGGAGCTGGCTTCAGGGCGGCAGCCGCCCGACTATCCCATCGCTTATGACGCCGGGAAGGCACTGCACGCTGCGGCCAAGGCAAAAGGTGAGCATGGCTTTGGTGCGCATTGGGCCGGGCAAGGCGCGCCTCTCGCGCGGACGCTCCATGCTGCTGAACTTGTCGAGACGCTGGCGCGCGAGTTGGCTGATGTGCGCGGCATTCCTGCCCGACACGGCTAG
- a CDS encoding amidase family protein — MTLWSRPADEAVTAMQTGDLRVEDYVAAHLARIEATEDRVRAWEVLDYDGAMAQAEKAGKLKPAERAGLPLFGLPVGVKDVIDVAGFPTAANFAPYRDKVRDEDATVIRRLREAGAIIFGKNTTTQFAWGQDPSKTRNPRNLDHTPGGSSSGPPAAVAAGHIQIGVGTQTASSLLRPASYCGVVGLKPTYGRLSCFGVLPTSWTSDHPGFVTRSVTDAAAALQATAGADPRDPHASKEPVQNFVAAAAASRKPRLGVLRDYVDRATPEVRAGFEAAMQRLSAAGADLIEVRLPVPLEVILALHAVTSGVEGAANHAEQFSRHAEHYLPTVKATFQVCSLLPAAAYIQARRVHRQIRPQLASLFREIDALVAPTSSDMAPRLDRQGPKPLGDTTFQVMSSAFGYPNISLPAGSRADGLAYAIQLIAKPFAEISLLGAAAWCEEELGRIEPVRL; from the coding sequence ATGACACTATGGAGCCGTCCCGCGGACGAGGCTGTCACGGCCATGCAGACAGGGGACCTGCGGGTCGAGGACTATGTCGCCGCGCATCTCGCCCGTATCGAGGCGACCGAGGACCGGGTTCGGGCTTGGGAGGTCCTGGATTACGACGGAGCGATGGCCCAGGCTGAGAAGGCGGGGAAGCTCAAGCCGGCGGAGCGCGCAGGTCTGCCGCTGTTCGGCTTGCCTGTTGGCGTCAAGGACGTCATCGATGTCGCGGGCTTCCCGACGGCCGCCAACTTCGCGCCTTATCGTGACAAGGTACGTGACGAAGATGCAACGGTTATCAGGCGCTTGCGGGAAGCCGGCGCGATCATCTTCGGCAAGAACACGACTACCCAATTTGCGTGGGGCCAGGATCCGTCCAAGACCCGCAATCCACGCAATCTCGACCATACGCCCGGCGGCTCATCGAGCGGCCCACCCGCCGCCGTCGCCGCTGGCCATATCCAGATCGGTGTCGGCACGCAGACAGCCAGCTCGCTGCTCAGGCCCGCGTCCTATTGCGGCGTTGTCGGGCTGAAGCCGACCTATGGGCGGCTGAGCTGCTTTGGCGTGCTCCCCACCAGCTGGACTTCCGACCATCCCGGCTTTGTCACGCGCTCGGTCACGGATGCCGCGGCCGCCCTGCAGGCCACCGCCGGCGCGGACCCCCGCGATCCCCACGCCTCCAAAGAACCGGTCCAGAACTTTGTCGCCGCGGCGGCGGCCTCGCGCAAACCGCGTCTCGGGGTGTTGCGCGATTATGTTGACCGCGCCACGCCCGAGGTGCGCGCAGGCTTCGAAGCCGCGATGCAGCGGCTCAGCGCGGCAGGCGCTGACCTCATCGAGGTCAGGCTGCCTGTGCCGCTCGAAGTCATCCTCGCCCTCCATGCCGTGACGTCAGGCGTCGAGGGCGCAGCCAATCATGCCGAACAGTTCAGCCGACACGCCGAGCACTACCTCCCCACAGTGAAAGCGACATTTCAGGTCTGTTCTCTTCTGCCCGCCGCGGCCTATATCCAGGCTCGACGCGTGCATCGCCAGATCCGGCCGCAGCTCGCGAGCTTGTTTCGCGAAATCGACGCGCTCGTCGCCCCGACGTCGTCCGACATGGCGCCGCGCCTTGATCGGCAAGGGCCGAAACCCCTTGGCGATACGACCTTCCAGGTCATGTCATCCGCCTTCGGCTATCCGAACATCTCCCTTCCGGCGGGCTCACGGGCCGATGGTCTCGCCTACGCGATCCAACTGATCGCAAAACCTTTCGCGGAGATATCGCTCTTGGGCGCTGCCGCATGGTGCGAAGAGGAACTCGGCCGCATCGAGCCTGTAAGGCTCTAG